Proteins encoded within one genomic window of Eleutherodactylus coqui strain aEleCoq1 chromosome 1, aEleCoq1.hap1, whole genome shotgun sequence:
- the MTERF4 gene encoding transcription termination factor 4, mitochondrial isoform X2 → MVSLYLRHVIAFSRTGLCLRSMSSIANARQELLDLGFSEEQAEKIQSMRGPPNKTPSVKELCLIGLNHRTILRLLEERPEFLKVAAKELRDRVDTLRSLGLGEGSLQASLVRCPALLSVPRSRLLATAQFLKSRCQFTSQQVQKILKTSPETLTQDSSHLEDVFQYLYFRMGGKQEEIVSCQAFETPFDEIRARHQFLERLGTFQPPNKYRTCPPTNPKVKEVIQLSEKDFLSRIAHSSAEEFTTFRKILEREEREGESHLEDTEDELSSDEDDAKQDSDSGEDSEDEDYKENVHDDKPNDYRKKK, encoded by the exons GTGTCCCTGTATCTCAGACACGTTATTGCTTTCAGTCGGACCGGTCTATGTTTGAGGAGTATGTCCAGTATTGCTAATGCTAGACAGGAGCTTCTTGACCTTGGCTTCTCGGAAGAGCAAGCTGAAAAGATCCAGAGTATGAGAGGCCCTCCAAATAAGACGCCCAGCGTCAAGGAACTATGTCTTATTGGACTGAATCACAGGACAATACTGAGACTTCTTGAAGAAAGACCAGAGTTTCTAAAGGTAGCTGCCAAGGAGCTGAGGGACAGGGTAGACACTTTGAGGAGTCTTGGCTTGGGAGAAG GGTCTCTCCAGGCGTCCCTGGTAAGATGCCCAGCGCTTCTGTCAGTGCCACGCTCCCGGTTACTAGCCACAGCACAGTTTCTCAAGAGTCGGTGTCAATTCACATCGCAGCAGGTACAGAAAATTTTAAAGACTTCTCCGGAAACCCTGACTCAAGATTCCAGCCATTTGGAAGATGTGTTTCAG TACCTGTATTTTCGCATGGGTGGAAAGCAAGAAGAGATCGTTTCTTGTCAAGCTTTTGAAACACCATTTGATGAGATCAGAGCTCGTCACCAGTTCTTGGAACGGCTTGGTACGTTCCAGCCCCCTAACAAGTATAGGACGTGTCCTCCTACCAACCCCAAGGTAAAGGAAGTCATCCAGCTCTCAGAGAAGGACTTCCTATCCCGTATAGCACATTCCTCAGCTGAAGAGTTCACCACATTCCGTAAAATTCTGGAGCGGGAGGAACGTGAAGGTGAATCACACTTGGAGGACACGGAAGATGAGCTCAGCAGTGATGAGGACGATGCCAAGCAAGATTCAGATAGTGGAGAAGACTCTGAAGATGAAGACTACAAAGAGAATGTTCATGATGATAAACCAAATGACTATCGTAAGAAAAAGTAG
- the MTERF4 gene encoding transcription termination factor 4, mitochondrial isoform X1, with the protein MFLTLPYLILRRLRARRQQIHEEVRYEPPPRQYRESNNNINRRQFLRRRRRRRIFPVRINLSEIDEHDIKERYRLNSDAIMSLYDLIKKDLISTTKRSNAVPGIVKLLCALHYFTSGSLQSTVAEAGGITQSTFSRALSEVISAILKLSDQFIKFPGDAAGLQLIKHGFQGIDGFPNVLGAVGCTHIAISPPSEMEQMYRNKKHYHSINVQIICDADMRILDVVSQFPGSTHDSSVLKQSGIQERFEEGEFSGWLLGDAGYGVKPWLLTPFDNPLTESEVHYNISHSATYSVVERTIDVLKSRFRCLDNPNGVLLYNPEKVSKIILVCCIIHNIAVVRNIEVDLALDLRPPIKDESTEDDTMEGTEERDKVVEEYFSG; encoded by the exons ATGTTCTTAACGCTGCCATATTTGATACTGAGAAGATTGAGAGCCCGACGTCAACAAATACATGAAGAAGTTCGCTATGAGCCCCCACCGCGTCAGTATAGAGAAAGCAATAACAATATTAATCGAAGACAGTTCTTACGACGGAGACGTAGGAGGAGAATATTCCCTGTAAGGATTAACCTATCAGAAATTGACGAGCATGACATTAAAGAACGCTACCGCCTTAATTCCGATGCTATAATGTCTTTATACGATCTCATCAAGAAAGACTTAATCTCCACTACAAAGAGAAGTAATGCTGTTCCCGGGATTGTCAAATTACTCTGTGCCCTTCATTATTTCACTAGCGGGTCCTTGCAAAGCACTGTGGCTGAAGCTGGAGGCATAACCCAAAGCACCTTCAGCCGCGCTCTCTCCGAGGTTATATCTGCTATTCTGAAACTTTCGGACCAGTTCATAAAGTTCCCCGGTGACGCCGCTGGCTTACAGCTCATAAAACATGGATTCCAGGGCATCGATGGCTTTCCCAATGTCTTGGGTGCAGTAGGTTGTACACATATAGCTATATCTCCACCGTCGGAGATGGAGCAGATGTACCGGAACAAGAAGCACTACCACTCCATCAATGTGCAGATTATATGTGACGCGGACATGAGGATCCTGGATGTAGTCTCACAGTTTCCTGGATCAACACATGACTCTTCAGTACTGAAACAGTCTGGAATTCAGGAAAGATTTGAGGAAGGCGAATTTAGCGGGTGGTTGTTGG GCGATGCAGGATATGGCGTTAAACCATGGCTACTAACACCTTTTGACAACCCGCTTACTGAGTCAGAAGTTCATTACAACATATCACACAGCGCAACTTATTCTGTGGTGGAGCGAACTATTGATGTACTGAAAAGCCGCTTCCGCTGTTTAGACAATCCCAATGGGGTTCTTCTATATAACCCCGAGAAAGTCAGTAAAATTATTCTAGTGTGCTGTATAATACACAATATTGCAGTGGTAAGGAATATTGAGGTTGACCTTGCACTGGATCTCAGACCTCCAATCAAAGATGAATCGACAGAGGATGACACAATGGAGGGCACGGAGGAGAGGGATAAAGTGGTGGAAGAATACTTCTCAG GTTAA